A part of Salvelinus sp. IW2-2015 linkage group LG16, ASM291031v2, whole genome shotgun sequence genomic DNA contains:
- the LOC111975323 gene encoding calcitonin-1 isoform X1: MCFTAGTMVMMKLSALLIAYFLVICQMYSSHAAPARTGLESMTDQVTLTDYEARRLLNAIVKEFVQMTSEELEQQANEGNSLDRPMSKRCSNLSTCVLGKLSQELHKLQTYPRTNTGSGTPGKKRSLPESNRYASYGDSYDGI; the protein is encoded by the exons ATGTGTTTTACAGCAGGGACCATGGTTATGATGAAGCTCTCTGCCCTCCTCATTGCCTATTTCCTGGTCATTTGTCAGATGTACAGCTCACATGCAGCTCCAGCCAG AACTGGTTTAGAGTCCATGACAGACCAAGTCACGCTAACTGACTATGAAGCCCGAAGGCTACTCAACGCCATCGTCAAGGAGTTTGTTCAAATGACTTCAGAGGAACTGGAGCAACAAGCCAATGAAGGAAATAG cctGGATAGACCCATGTCCAAGCGTTGCTCCAACCTCAGCACCTGTGTGCTGGGCAAACTGTCCCAAGAGCTGCACAAATTGCAGACGTACCCCCGCACCAACACGGGAAGTGGCACGCCTGGCAAGAAACGCAGCTTGCCTGAGAGCAACCGCTATGCAAGCTATGGAGACTCATATGATGGAATCTGA
- the LOC111975323 gene encoding calcitonin-1 isoform X3 — MVMMKLSALLIAYFLVICQMYSSHAAPARTGLESMTDQVTLTDYEARRLLNAIVKEFVQMTSEELEQQANEGNSLDRPMSKRCSNLSTCVLGKLSQELHKLQTYPRTNTGSGTPGKKRSLPESNRYASYGDSYDGI, encoded by the exons ATGGTTATGATGAAGCTCTCTGCCCTCCTCATTGCCTATTTCCTGGTCATTTGTCAGATGTACAGCTCACATGCAGCTCCAGCCAG AACTGGTTTAGAGTCCATGACAGACCAAGTCACGCTAACTGACTATGAAGCCCGAAGGCTACTCAACGCCATCGTCAAGGAGTTTGTTCAAATGACTTCAGAGGAACTGGAGCAACAAGCCAATGAAGGAAATAG cctGGATAGACCCATGTCCAAGCGTTGCTCCAACCTCAGCACCTGTGTGCTGGGCAAACTGTCCCAAGAGCTGCACAAATTGCAGACGTACCCCCGCACCAACACGGGAAGTGGCACGCCTGGCAAGAAACGCAGCTTGCCTGAGAGCAACCGCTATGCAAGCTATGGAGACTCATATGATGGAATCTGA
- the LOC111975323 gene encoding calcitonin gene-related peptide 1 isoform X2 — translation MCFTAGTMVMMKLSALLIAYFLVICQMYSSHAAPARTGLESMTDQVTLTDYEARRLLNAIVKEFVQMTSEELEQQANEGNSVTAQKRACNTATCVTHRLADFLNRSGGMGNSNFVPTNVGSKAFGRRRRDSPMTAPM, via the exons ATGTGTTTTACAGCAGGGACCATGGTTATGATGAAGCTCTCTGCCCTCCTCATTGCCTATTTCCTGGTCATTTGTCAGATGTACAGCTCACATGCAGCTCCAGCCAG AACTGGTTTAGAGTCCATGACAGACCAAGTCACGCTAACTGACTATGAAGCCCGAAGGCTACTCAACGCCATCGTCAAGGAGTTTGTTCAAATGACTTCAGAGGAACTGGAGCAACAAGCCAATGAAGGAAATAG CGTTACAGCACAGAAGCGTGCGTGCAATACTGCCACATGTGTCACCCACCGCCTGGCTGACTTCCTGAACagatcaggaggaatgggcaacaGTAACTTCGTCCCCACCAACGTGGGCTCCAAGGCGTTTGGACGAAGAAGGAGAGACAGCCCCATGACAGCACCTATGTGA